One Etheostoma spectabile isolate EspeVRDwgs_2016 chromosome 12, UIUC_Espe_1.0, whole genome shotgun sequence genomic window carries:
- the LOC116698588 gene encoding zinc finger protein Gfi-1 isoform X1 codes for MPRSFLVKSKRAHSYHQPRYLHDDYSGLDTFLAHVCADTSCTVCQIHCSPLLSLETKSQAEFESNLEPQEDVGGGADRLSPGSRLLSPGSLSSSSPLSCGGSVCDRSSDCDFWRPPSPSSSPDSEKCSTPAAGDGQHFNVPLFPYSWTAYSGSELRHLVQGPYHRHLQGPREPHIPVSIYGAEDSGVESLYAQRGPVAGCYQDFPSTAHQMCRIRTGDELFVDVKQKPRGAEIKSENDLICSNIESNGSYKCIKCCKVFSTPHGLEVHVRRSHSGTRPFECEVCGKTFGHAVSLDQHRAVHSQERSFSCKICGKSFKRSSTLSTHLLIHSDTRPYPCQYCGKRFHQKSDMKKHTFIHTGEKPHKCQVCGKAFSQSSNLITHSRKHTGFKPFGCDLCGKGFQRKVDLRRHKETQHGLK; via the exons atgccgAGGTCTTTCCTGGTGAAGAGTAAAAGGGCCCACAGCTACCACCAGCCCCGGTACCTGCACGACGACTACAGTGGACTGGACACTTTTCTGGCACACGTGTGCGCAG ACACCAGTTGCACAGTTTGTCAGATTCATTGCTCTCCTCTGCTGTCTTTAGAGACCAAATCTCAGGCGGAGTTTGAGTCCAACTTGGAGCCGCAGGAGGACGTGGGCGGCGGCGCTGACAGACTGTCCCCCGGGTCCAGGCTGCTGTCCCCGGGGTCGCTGTCCTCCAGCTCCCCGCTGAGCTGCGGAGGCAGCGTGTGTGACAGATCCTCCGACTGTGATTTCTGGCGTCCCCCGTCTCCCTCCTCCTCGCCAG ATTCAGAGAAATGCTCCACTCCAGCAGCGGGGGACGGCCAACACTTCAACGTCCCGCTCTTTCCTTACTCCTGGACGGCCTACTCCGGCTCTGAGCTGAGGCATCTGGTTCAGGGCCCATATCATCGCCACCTCCAAGGCCCCAGGGAGCCTCACATACCCGTCAGCATCTACGGTGCAGAGGACAGCGGCGTCGAGTCGCTTTACGCACAGCGGGGCCCTGTGGCCGGATGCTACCAGGACTTTCCTTCAACGGCCCACCAAATGTGCAGGATACGGACCGGAGACGAGCTGTTTGTGGATGTAAAACAGAAGCCCCGCGGTGCGGAGATCAAGTCTGAAAACGACTTAATTTGCTCTAACATCGAGTCAAATGGATCCTATAAGTGCATTAAATGTTGCAAG GTGTTCTCCACGCCTCACGGGTTGGAGGTCCATGTTCGGCGGTCGCACAGCGGGACGCGACCGTTTGAGTGCGAGGTCTGCGGGAAAACCTTCGGCCACGCAGTGAGCCTGGATCAGCACAGAGCGGTTCACTCGCAG GAAAGGAGCTTCAGCTGTAAAATCTGCGGCAAAAGCTTTAAGCGCTCCTCCACGCTGTCCACGCACCTGCTCATCCACTCGGACACGCGTCCGTATCCGTGCCAGTACTGCGGGAAGAGGTTCCACCAGAAGTCCGacatgaaaaaacacactttcatcCACACAG GTGAGAAGCCGCACAAGTGTCAGGTGTGCGGGAAGGCCTTCAGTCAGAGCTCCAACCTCATCACGCACAGCAGGAAACACACAGGCTTCAAGCCTTTCGGCTGCGACCTGTGCGGGAAAGGTTTCCAGAGGAAAGTGGACCTGCGGAGACACAAGGAGACTCAACACGGACTCAAATGA
- the LOC116698588 gene encoding zinc finger protein Gfi-1 isoform X2 translates to MPRSFLVKSKRAHSYHQPRYLHDDYSGLDTFLAHVCAETKSQAEFESNLEPQEDVGGGADRLSPGSRLLSPGSLSSSSPLSCGGSVCDRSSDCDFWRPPSPSSSPDSEKCSTPAAGDGQHFNVPLFPYSWTAYSGSELRHLVQGPYHRHLQGPREPHIPVSIYGAEDSGVESLYAQRGPVAGCYQDFPSTAHQMCRIRTGDELFVDVKQKPRGAEIKSENDLICSNIESNGSYKCIKCCKVFSTPHGLEVHVRRSHSGTRPFECEVCGKTFGHAVSLDQHRAVHSQERSFSCKICGKSFKRSSTLSTHLLIHSDTRPYPCQYCGKRFHQKSDMKKHTFIHTGEKPHKCQVCGKAFSQSSNLITHSRKHTGFKPFGCDLCGKGFQRKVDLRRHKETQHGLK, encoded by the exons atgccgAGGTCTTTCCTGGTGAAGAGTAAAAGGGCCCACAGCTACCACCAGCCCCGGTACCTGCACGACGACTACAGTGGACTGGACACTTTTCTGGCACACGTGTGCGCAG AGACCAAATCTCAGGCGGAGTTTGAGTCCAACTTGGAGCCGCAGGAGGACGTGGGCGGCGGCGCTGACAGACTGTCCCCCGGGTCCAGGCTGCTGTCCCCGGGGTCGCTGTCCTCCAGCTCCCCGCTGAGCTGCGGAGGCAGCGTGTGTGACAGATCCTCCGACTGTGATTTCTGGCGTCCCCCGTCTCCCTCCTCCTCGCCAG ATTCAGAGAAATGCTCCACTCCAGCAGCGGGGGACGGCCAACACTTCAACGTCCCGCTCTTTCCTTACTCCTGGACGGCCTACTCCGGCTCTGAGCTGAGGCATCTGGTTCAGGGCCCATATCATCGCCACCTCCAAGGCCCCAGGGAGCCTCACATACCCGTCAGCATCTACGGTGCAGAGGACAGCGGCGTCGAGTCGCTTTACGCACAGCGGGGCCCTGTGGCCGGATGCTACCAGGACTTTCCTTCAACGGCCCACCAAATGTGCAGGATACGGACCGGAGACGAGCTGTTTGTGGATGTAAAACAGAAGCCCCGCGGTGCGGAGATCAAGTCTGAAAACGACTTAATTTGCTCTAACATCGAGTCAAATGGATCCTATAAGTGCATTAAATGTTGCAAG GTGTTCTCCACGCCTCACGGGTTGGAGGTCCATGTTCGGCGGTCGCACAGCGGGACGCGACCGTTTGAGTGCGAGGTCTGCGGGAAAACCTTCGGCCACGCAGTGAGCCTGGATCAGCACAGAGCGGTTCACTCGCAG GAAAGGAGCTTCAGCTGTAAAATCTGCGGCAAAAGCTTTAAGCGCTCCTCCACGCTGTCCACGCACCTGCTCATCCACTCGGACACGCGTCCGTATCCGTGCCAGTACTGCGGGAAGAGGTTCCACCAGAAGTCCGacatgaaaaaacacactttcatcCACACAG GTGAGAAGCCGCACAAGTGTCAGGTGTGCGGGAAGGCCTTCAGTCAGAGCTCCAACCTCATCACGCACAGCAGGAAACACACAGGCTTCAAGCCTTTCGGCTGCGACCTGTGCGGGAAAGGTTTCCAGAGGAAAGTGGACCTGCGGAGACACAAGGAGACTCAACACGGACTCAAATGA